The following DNA comes from Musa acuminata AAA Group cultivar baxijiao chromosome BXJ1-4, Cavendish_Baxijiao_AAA, whole genome shotgun sequence.
CCACATTTGTTGAATTATAGTTCCTTGGTGCTTTAATCAGGATTTTTTtactaaaataaaaatagaaaaaagattTCAAATCTTTTCCTTTGTATTGATATACTTGACGTTTTATGTAAATGTTGCTTGTTCTCTAAACACATGTTTTTAAGTCTATGTATAATCTGTTCGTGAGCTTAGACATTTTGGTCAGTCCAAAAAAAATAACCCCCCTTAGAAATTGTAGATTACATGTCTCGTTGATAGGTGTGTCTACACATTTGCTGTCTACTGTAGCTGGACACAGTAGAACATCTAGGCTTAGCCTAATATTGCCTCAGGGCTCTGCCAGTGTATTCACTGCTCTGGGTCATAGAGGACGAGTTAGGCCAGAGATTGCACTGTCTTACTGTCTCCTCCACAGTTACCCTATTTATTTTAAAGGGGACAACCCACTGTTAGAAATTAACATGATCCTTATCATCTAGACGTAGAGTTATGCCACCGTCGTTTGGTGCACACCATGAATGACTTACAAACAAAGCTAGGGGGGCTGAACGAGGATGACAGAACGTATCCCAACCCATTGTAATTATATTACGTATCAATGTAGTTATCCAGCTACCAAACCAGGCTATATAGTCCGGGGTTTGTAAACATGCTCCAGTGCATTGCATCATACCCGGTGATGGACCCTTTTAGGTGCATCGCTGAGCGAAGGGAGACGTGTCCAAACATAATTGCAGCCCGCAGCAAATTAGACAGCCtattcctccttcgttgaggtcATGGTTCCATGAGACATCAACATTCAACTTATGAGGTTACTCCCATCTAATTCGCAGTTGATATATCCCCTCAGAGAAGAGGGAAACATCATACTCCGGACAAAGTTGTAAACAACAGATTCTCCGACCAACAGTTTCATCTACAAGGACTTCAATCAAAATGTTAGACAAACGTAATTCCTGAGCCTTTCTTTGGCCCCATTAGTAACTCACTGCACTCAGCCGCCCCATTAGAACGCATTGCACTTAGACATAGACATGTTAGAAAACATCCAGTTGTCCTAgtatttgattttgatgatgatgtaacCATGCCAGCTTGCACATCTTTAGATAAAAAGGAGCCATCAGATTCATTCAGATATGTAGATGCTACTTccagaaaaaattaaaatcaaaatttattGTTTTTTCAAGTACTAAAGGTTACAACACTTAAATGTTTGGTCATGACATTATAGCTGAATAATAGTAGTTAGTTGTCTGATTAATGGCCAATGGAGGCGTTTTCTATGAAGCTGGATGTTGTTGCAAGTGGTAGGATGAGATTTGTAAAGATGCAAAACTTTTACCTGTGCTTCTCTTTATTTGCAAATCTCATGAGACACCACATATTTCTTCGTACGTGTCTCACATTCCTACGAGTCCATAAtatttggtggtggtggtggtgttacgTCCGCCCTCTGCAGGTATACACCACGCATTCTTCTTATTAAAGATCATTCGATGGGTGATTGGACAAGTCAGCATAAATATGCAGGTTTGCAGAGCTTTCTGCTGACCACCGTGCTATTGGAAGCCACTGTGCATTCCTATGAGTCCATAAtatttggtggtggtggtggtggtggtgttatgTCCACCCTATGCAGGTATGCACCACGCATTCTTCTTATTAAATATCTTTCGATTGGTGATTGGACAAGTCAGCATAAATATGCAGGTTTGCAGAGCTTTCTGCTGACCACCGAGCTACAGGAAGCCACTGTGTGGGGCCCCCTTACACTAAAAGAGGAAAATTCTAAAAACTAAATTACTTAAGTATCCCTCCATAGGAGTGAGtacttttgtttttattttttttgttagaagtggatatatatatatatatatatatatatatatatatatatattggaatcaATGTTGACATGTGTTAAATTTCTTAATATGCTATATCAAAAATTATAAGTTCGAAACTTTTTATAAGTAAATTATGCACCTCATAAATGTTATTAAAGGGgccttttttttctgaaaaatatccaattttcgtttctttttttctttatttttcacaTAATCTCTCTTACATGAGAAGaggcaaaagaaaaaaataatctttttgcCTCGGGAGATTTCAAAATTATCTGAAACGAAAGGAAATAGCTTATCATTAGGGAttttaattcctaattccaaatgCATGTAACTATCAATATCATCATGTCTTGCCTTTGATTGAATTATTGCCCTATGCTTTAATGTAAAAATCATTTTCCTTATATATTGCTATCTATTTCATACGGTACTCATTTATTGCCCTACCTGCTTTTTAATCATGTTTGCTGAATGCTTAGTTCCTTAGGTTCTTCTAGCTCTAAACAAAGGGCATCTACTTTTGATACATTAACTCTTCTTATTTTCAACATAAAATAAGAGATGCAATATTCATAGTATGATCAGATGCATCCAATTAATGAGGAAAAAAACGCTTTTTTTGGTAATTAAAAGATATAGGACATATGTCTCTTCTTGAGAATGTACCACTATCTGCTTTTCCCATTCTACCCTTAGTTTTCTTCCTTTTATGCCCCTGTCGGTGTTCATATGTTGACTAACATTGGAGACATATTGGTTGGTCAACAtcttataaaaatatgatttgctgtcataaacaaacaaacaaacaaaaaagaaaaacttggaTGTGTATTATAGATTCGTTCATCCGCCAATTAATTTTGGGCACCTTTAGTTTTCTTCACACTTTATTGTGGGTGTTGCTTAATTACCCATACAGTTAGATGTCCTTATCATAATCATCTGTATGTGATAAAACTTGGatcgaacaaaaaaaaaaagaattttttttaattgtaaGAATGAAAGAGAAAGAAACCACATCACGGGTTTCATATGCTGTTTGGGAATCACCCAATTGAACGAAAAATGTGCATGTCAATTATTTGCAGGGTGCATTTACGATCACTAATTTGTTCGAAGTATCACTGCTAAGTCTCGTCTCGATCCATGGAACCTCCGCCAatgtcgtcctttcctacagtagGTGTTCCGAAGCGAAAGGTAACTACCTGACGCCGACAGGTCTTCTCCCTCTGCTGTTGGTTTTTCTCAGTGCCCATCTGCAGACCTCTTCCTCATCTTTCCCGGTCTATAACTTGGGGTCGAGTCCACGGCAGAAGCAACAGcaggagaggaggagaaagaagaagaatagaaaaagagaggaggaggaggagagaatgGGAAGCAAGGTGTTGAGAGCTGAGAGTGTGCTGAGGATCTTGTCGCTGGTGTTCGCTGCCATGGCTGCTCTTCTTGTAGGGTTGGACACGCAGACCAAGACAGTCTTCTTCGTCACCAGAACAGCCACCGTCAAGGACATGGATGCACTGTGGTGAGTCTGCTTCCTTCCTCCATGACTCTTCCTCTCTTCACTAGGATGTGCTTCTtagtcctgctgctgctgctgctgcagggtGATGACCGTCGTCTTTTCCGTCGTTGCTGGGTATCATCTTCTCCATCTCTTCAGGTGCATGGCCTTCACTTGGCTGGGGAAGAATCCATGTCACTGTAACAAGTTTGTGGCATGGTTGTACTTCGTCTTGGATCAGGTGAACTTCTTAGCCTTGCTTTTCCATCATCATCACTCCAAGAAAAGATCACATAGATAAACAAACTTGCTCATTCTTCTTCACTGCAGTTCATCAACAACAAAGTAAAAGTACATTGAAATAACACAAAGTTGAATCAGTCGATTTAATGATTCCAGAATCTTTAAAGTTTGTGGCAGTAAAGGTCTCTATTGGGGTTCAATACGGCCATGTTATTTTGTCTGTGAGAAGCACCAGAAAAATATCATGAAACACATGCACAAGCATAATTAAGAGGAGTTATGAGATTTTCCTAGAAAGAAAAATTCATAGCAGTCTATTGCAAGACAAATACAATAATTTCTGGAAAacaatgagattttttttcttcttttgcattCATTTTCCCTTCATCCCAAAAGTTTTATGTGATCAAATTCTTTTCTTAGTATGCATGCAACCAAGTGGGAATTTAATAATCAATCAACAGGAAACTATTGAATACCTTCTCAGAGAGGGATAAAGATGAATTGCTCAATCAAGTTTATTAATAGAGTtaatattgatgatatatatacacatatattcatatatgtgtatatgtttgAAGTTTGGTACAATCACAAAATTGAAGTAGCAAATCAGGGAAAAGCTTCAGGATGATTTTGTTTCTGATGAAAAATTTGTACTAGTTTACAGGAGTTCTTCAAAGGTGTAGTTTATGAATTTAACATCCTGTTTTTTCAGGTCAATTTTCCAGTAATTATTTCTTTTATTGTTTATCTCTATAGTAATTTCCGAAGCTGCAGTAAAAGATAATACAAAGGGAATATActtctttttttgttattttttatgtatattgTCCTATTATAATTCTTAAAATTGCAGTAAAGGAACCATAGCGAGAGAAGTTGATTAATTTttaattagatgctgatttagacTAATAAAAAGGCTATGCTTTTTTTACAAATTATATACTTAATTGGATGCATATTATAAACTACAAAGAAGATAGGATTTTAAGaaaagaaatatttgattttctaTGGGTTTGCTTTCTGTGGTCAAACTCTTTCACATGATGTTTATTAGATCAAACTCTTTTCACTTAACTAATATGTGTAAATAAAAtccctataaaatttaaaaataaatgaaaataccTTAAACATCATTAATGTCCTTCAATTTAAAGTTCTCAACAAAAGTGTACCCTTAGACATGGGATTTAAACAAATAAAACAACTAACTAAATGTTctctaaacttaaaaaaaaaacaccTATATGGATTTGAATTTTGCAATCATATGCTAAAACAAAATACAAGTATTTAATGAAATTAAAGATTTTGTAAAGTCAACATTTGAACACAATCATATGATAATGGAAGTATTTTATTGTTAGTATAAAACCTAATGGGAATTGGTGTTTTTAACCAATAATAATAACTAAAGTGATATTAAACTACTTGTACATTTTTTAAGATCATCTTTACAATTTCCTACTTTTCAAGAGGATAGGTCTCTACTCTCAACTAAAAGAAACCTTTCCTAAAGTTAGgtggctaatatatatatatatatatatatatatatatatatatatatatatatatatatatatatatatatatatattagccacCTAACTTTAGGAAAGGTTTCTTTTAGTTGAGAGTAGAGACTGAAATTAAAGCTTCCTAAAGAGGAGGCTATATTATTGAAACTGAACCACCACCAAACCTACTTTCTAATAATGAATTGAGTCTTGATGCACAACTAAGCCTTTAATAGTTTGGTTGACCTACTTTCCTATTTCAATTGATGCCATGAAAGGGACATTACAAGTGCATTGCAATGTTGAAGGATGAAGAAGCATTAATATGCCACCTTTTTAGATTATGTGGTTATCATTTGAGATGTAGGATGCCATCTCACACCAACATGAACTATTGATGTTAATACTACATGGGAGGAGACATCCTGGTGGTTGGTTAGTGCATGTTATTTCCATTTCACTAATAAGTGATCCTTTTTAAGGATTATTCTAACATCTCTAAATGTAATATCCCAAAACTCTTTCCTGTTCTCATAAAATCCTCATTCTACAAATTATATATAATGGCATAATATTATGTAAACATGTTgtccatatattttttttataaaattatgagAAATTAGAGCTTTTGAATTTTTGGTTCTTTATCCAAATATTTGaattttttctatatatatatatgtatatgtatttatgtatgtatgaatATTGCATAAGTTAGTATTTCCTTGTAAACCCAATATATGTGTTGCATATATGTTTGGTGGCTACTCTTCCTTGTCTCATGCAGATGATTGTTCTTTTCATTCAAGTAATAATGACAACAATGGATCATGATATGTCAATTATTTATTGGTCAATCACATGAATAGTACAACCCCCCAACTAAATCTTTGATGAATTCATCTATTGATCCATTAATTAATTGAGGTCAATTAATTGGAATGCACATATATCACAATCTGGTCCTCAAAAAGTCTTCTGAGGTTTTGGGACATAAAACAAGTGCTGGAAACTGTATCGTAACAACGACCACATCACTGTGAAAAGCTTATTAGCAATCACCTGTTCATCTTAGTTGAGATTGCTGATAAGCCTCCATGGAGACTTGGAGGTGGTGTTGCTGACTTCTGCTTCCTTTTTTGCATGTAACCCAGGGATCCACCTACGCCACGTTCGGGGCCACCATGGCTGCGTTGCAGGCGGCGCTGGTGGGGTTGTTCGGCATCGGCAGCCTCCAGTGGTCGAAGCTGTGCAACATATACACCAGGTTCTGCGACCAGATCGCCGGCGGTATAATCTGCGGCTTGGTCGCGACGCTGGTCATGGCCGTGATCTCCGCCATCTCCGCGCACCGCCTCTTCCAGCTTTATCCTCGGACCCGCCGCTCCTCCCCGAAGTCCGCCGGTGGAGGGCGGCAGTGGCTGCTCTTCTGAGCTCGGACTCCCTCGTCTTACGGGTTTGGTTTAGGATCCTAAGTGGATGACGATATGGTAAGTAGGAGAAGCTATGGATAGTAGAATGTGAGATCAACTATGTTACGAATGGAAATTACAATTAGTGGTATCTCATCACATCCATTCCATTGTTGAACTCCACTAACTATTTATTTAGGTATTAGTTAATCTCTGATGCGGCTAATGACACCCTAATCTGACTTAAATTGTGTCCTCAGATGCACAAAGCATCAACGTGGAGTATTAATCAATCATTCGACCATCTGAAATCACTATCTTTAACATCTCTTCGTATGCACAAAGCATCGTTACCTTTTGGAATCCACATttaaatgaatgaatgaatgaatgataattatatatatttgtttcttaAATTTTCCGTTTATCATTTTGATGAGTGATAAGGGGTTTCTAATCGGTGgataatatgatatgtatcatctcTCACCAAACATCTTGTCAGCCTAACATATCAATCAATTGACATTGATTTGGTATCTTCTCAATTAATTTAATATATCAATTTAAGTTCAAAGCACGATAATAATAATGCTTGATGGTCTGATGCACCTTTCAATGACTGAATAAACACTAACGATTTCATGTAGTTGTTTCACAAATTAACACCTCATTTGGCTTCAACGATTAATCGATTTCTTTATAATAGAGCTTCAAATGTGTTTTCCTTGGTTGTCTTATCACGGATGATCGTTGTGCACCTATAACACATTCATCAACAGATCATTTTCTATAGGTTACGGTATAGATAAAAACATAAACCATCTTAGTGCCTTGGAATCCGATGACACCTAGGGGATGAGGGTCTAGGGTAGTATTGGACTTTGATTGGATTCATAAGTTTGTACTTTAAGTTTACGGGAACTTACTAACGCGTCCGATACTCAGTGAGCAATCGTTTATAGATTTGTGATTATTCGTTTGTCTTCTAAAattcttgttttttcttttatctttttttttttgtacaccGAGTATTTGCTGAATTATTTATAAAGTTGTTTTCTTCGTAAAACATTGGGACTTGTTTATCTCTCGCCTTCGAGTTAGTCAAATTTTTTTTACGGATTTTCGGGACTTAGAGCAAAGTTGTAATTAGGCTAATCTTTTGTGAACGGATAATGCAATAATACCTCACGATTTAGGCAATCTTAGTTAAGTTTGTGACATTAGTGCAAGAGTGTCTCACAACTTAGTTAATTTAAGCTAAGTGCATGATATTACTATAAGGGTAcctcacgacttagacaattcTAACTAAGTCCGTAAtagtttatcaaataaatcaagcATACTATGCTTTAATACTTTTCGAATCCTCCATAACTTAAGCATTAGAGGAATTTTTATTAAATATGCTTAGGATGTAATTTTTACTCAGATCCTTCTAGTTTCCTAATATCAGATTCGCAATAAGATGGCAGGCTGGACCTCCGAACTCTTTGATGTATCAAAGAACCTTCAACTtcattaataaaagaaaaaaaattaattttctttgagAAGTGGATAATTATTTATGGTAACTAACCTTATAAATTCTTGTACTAGAATATAACGCATGCCAAAGTCAATGAGTTAAAGTTTAATCTTATGACACTCAAAATGCATTTTCAATTCTTTTATTAATACATTTGTCAACCAATTGATGTCTTCCTTTACGTGTGTCTTAGTTTGAACTTAGTTTAGGATCAACATGTCTACTTCAAGATTGTCAAATCCTATATAACTTTGTctctaagattaaaaaaaatgggTAAAGATTTTTAGAGTAATTGTGATTAATGTTGGTTACGTAGAGTAATTGTGCACTTCTCTCGATCTTGACTACGTTCGTGTTGTGTCAAGCCCGCTAACATAGTAATAGCTTAACTAGTTAGgttatatatattgatatatataagATCAAGATATTAGTCAGATAAAGTTAAGATATCGATTGAGCGACTATAAATCGATCGAGTGGCATAAAGCATCAACCACATAATATCGAAATATCGATAGTATGAACCAGGTTCTTAGTTTCATATCAACATTCAATCTGTAAGTATTCATATCAATGCTTCTATCGTGATATTTCCATAAAGAAAATCACCaacctgtcacgaacggtcgtcacgcacccacaacaactccgtttAATGAATCGTTCgtcactctcatctacatgtacagctacttgacagcctgttttgccttggttttgagtcattttgcttgtaaaaatgtaagttcgaacaagctgtagCGTTACAAAGAGACCGCTCACCGAactgagcaaaacagcccaaaatagcccaaaacagctccgttttcgggtGCCGTGAGCTGATTTATGAAATCTGCCTTCGCTCACCAAAACATCagtcatctcagccccttggaaccccccgggtggcatagggctgcatggggcttcgatatagtaccgggcgttgaacactcattcgcaagttcgcacgttgccttgacgggaacttgttgtcgcgcccgggactcggtgagcagttgtttgtgggcttgcagctgtttgtTCGACCTTCTAAAACCCTTgttcccccctctccctcttttctcttgtgcacgcaaggtgctcgctgaattgcttgtaaagcttcccctttccgCGAGACTTCGGAACTTgtctgtcgctcgttctttcgaactaatcaactttcttttttataggtcctttgggacctgtgagaggttacaagtgggctgatctttgcggagcaatatcgcaagggtggagcgtgacttaggcaacgcaagctaagtttgcatcttggccgcaagggtgcctcacgccttaggcaattctagctaaggccgtgacatcgtggtatcagagtgggcaagcacttcgagcgagcagcgaaggaactttgcaatttcgccatggcaaagcatcgtggcgaatcaagcaagacggggcaagtcggacccttgccccaagcagccgtaggtgggctgcatgtgcacactcgctctcatgttgttagagccgctcaagaggagcgcaacagcgaacatgatgagcgagaagttggctactctccgcgagtggaggaggtgcaatctggagcaccaactgggaaaaagagtcacaaggagagactcacaacggcgaaaACCCACCTGGATATTCTTGAAGCgagcgtggaggaactctaccatggccaacaaaggcttgttggggtagaaagcttgtaagaggaagcggagtccaggatcgacaaggtcgaggccctagtcgaccgactgtcagatgacaccaaagactccgtgcaacacctgcaggaagttatggcagaactcacttcaagggtgactatgctcactagagcactaaatgcaggaggaagcaacacccgcgttgcaccgccacaaaatttgagggcacccgagcctcatggatatggaggggccagagatgccaaagagctcgagaactttctattcgatatggaacaatactttcgagctacgaggcccgattctgaagataccaaagtttctatagcaataatgtatctgaacggagatgcaaaactttggtggcgaacccattgggaggagatccaacaaggtcggtgtcgggttgacacatgagaagacttgaagcgggagttgagatctCAGTTCCtattggagaacacagagttcgtcgcaagaaggaagttgagacaactccactAGAGTAccaccattcgagactatgtgaaacaattttctacactaatgctggacatataggacatgtccgagaaggataagttgtttagcttcctcgatggtttgaagccatgggctcaataggaactaaatcgaaggaatgccaccaatgtggtcggggcaattattgctgcagaaaggctcaccgactttgtttcctccgaatacccaaggagaaggaaacaaccttcaggcaatcgccctccaaaacattctcgaggaaaGGAGCTCggaggcgaacaaaagaagaagagttcccacaaagggccaagcccgaaaggcaaggccctgaAACCtaacggatgcttcttgtgcggagggccgcacatggtgagggagtgcccacaaaaataggcactcaatgcactaacagcttccatccaccctcccaaatcggacaagggtaaggttgtcgctcttagttcgagtagttctaaagccagcagcgacgatgaggagtcgcaaggaccccggatgggagccatgcatttgttgaatgccatgcggggtcaagtgggggagaacctgaagacaaggcaacaaaaagcaggaagtggtgagctaatgtatgttgacatcaagctc
Coding sequences within:
- the LOC135645901 gene encoding CASP-like protein 2C1, with the translated sequence MQGAFTITNLFEVSLLSLVSIHGTSANVVLSYSRCSEAKGNYLTPTGLLPLLLVFLSAHLQTSSSSFPVYNLGSSPRQKQQQERRRKKKNRKREEEEERMGSKVLRAESVLRILSLVFAAMAALLVGLDTQTKTVFFVTRTATVKDMDALWVMTVVFSVVAGYHLLHLFRCMAFTWLGKNPCHCNKFVAWLYFVLDQGSTYATFGATMAALQAALVGLFGIGSLQWSKLCNIYTRFCDQIAGGIICGLVATLVMAVISAISAHRLFQLYPRTRRSSPKSAGGGRQWLLF